From Echinicola soli, a single genomic window includes:
- the ruvX gene encoding Holliday junction resolvase RuvX, producing MGRVLAIDLGTKRTGLAVTDLLKITANPLETIRTVDLDKYLKDYVQKEEVEAIVVGFPKSMDGSDTNMTQPTIRLKDRLAKTYPELEIVLVDERFTSKMAMQSMIAMGSKKKDRREKAGNLDKISAAIILQTYLDQL from the coding sequence ATGGGTAGGGTATTAGCGATTGACTTGGGAACAAAAAGGACCGGTTTAGCAGTTACAGATTTACTGAAGATTACGGCCAATCCGCTGGAGACGATCCGTACGGTGGATTTGGACAAGTACCTGAAGGATTATGTACAAAAGGAAGAGGTAGAGGCCATCGTAGTGGGGTTTCCAAAATCCATGGATGGCAGTGATACCAACATGACCCAGCCCACAATTCGGCTCAAGGACCGATTGGCCAAAACATACCCTGAACTAGAAATAGTGTTGGTGGATGAGCGGTTTACCTCCAAAATGGCTATGCAGAGTATGATCGCCATGGGCAGTAAAAAGAAAGACAGAAGAGAAAAGGCTGGCAACCTGGATAAGATTAGTGCTGCCATTATACTACAAACTTATTTAGACCAACTATGA
- the def gene encoding peptide deformylase encodes MIYPIIAYGNPILKKEAEEINEGEDINELISDMFDTMDNANGVGLAAPQINKGIRLFVIDSALMLDEDSDEKGFRKVFINPIILDEYGDDYSFEEGCLSIPDVRAEITRPETLTIEYFDENWNLKEEEFSGMTARVIQHEYDHLEGILFVDYIKGLKKRLVKSKLIDVSKGKVPTEYSMIYPTR; translated from the coding sequence ATGATATATCCGATTATAGCATACGGAAATCCCATACTAAAGAAAGAAGCAGAGGAGATCAACGAAGGAGAAGACATCAATGAACTTATTTCGGATATGTTCGATACGATGGACAATGCGAATGGTGTTGGATTGGCAGCACCCCAAATCAACAAGGGTATCCGCTTGTTTGTGATCGATAGCGCTCTAATGCTGGATGAAGACAGTGATGAAAAAGGCTTCCGTAAGGTATTTATCAACCCTATTATATTGGATGAGTATGGTGATGATTATAGCTTTGAGGAAGGCTGCTTGAGCATCCCTGATGTAAGGGCAGAGATTACCCGTCCGGAGACCTTGACCATTGAGTATTTTGATGAAAACTGGAACCTGAAGGAGGAGGAGTTTTCGGGAATGACCGCCCGTGTCATACAGCATGAGTACGATCACCTTGAAGGAATTCTCTTCGTGGATTATATCAAAGGCCTCAAAAAAAGATTGGTAAAAAGCAAGCTGATAGATGTGAGCAAAGGCAAGGTGCCTACTGAATATAGCATGATTTATCCAACGAGATAG
- a CDS encoding amidohydrolase — MENLNVALIQTDLYWQDREANLAMLEEKIWPLQGKVDLIVLPEMFPTGFSMEAEKLAEPMNFTTTKWLQQMASQTKAVVTGSVIIKEGRDFYNRLLWVRPDGEVLCYDKRHLFRMADEDHHYSMGKNREIFSLKGWKILPQVCYDLRFPVWSRNTSDKNGQMEYDMAFYIASWPAARVSAWDVLLKARAVENLCYTMGVNRVGEDGNGVAYSGHSGLYDFKGGSIAFSSEIEEVLLVTLDAEALVHYREKFPAWMDADQFEIKQQN, encoded by the coding sequence ATGGAAAACCTAAACGTAGCACTTATCCAAACAGACCTGTACTGGCAGGACCGGGAAGCCAACTTGGCGATGTTGGAGGAGAAAATTTGGCCGCTTCAGGGAAAGGTAGACCTGATTGTTTTACCAGAAATGTTTCCGACTGGATTTTCCATGGAAGCTGAAAAGCTGGCGGAGCCAATGAACTTTACTACTACCAAATGGCTACAGCAGATGGCCTCCCAAACCAAGGCAGTGGTGACAGGCAGTGTGATCATCAAGGAAGGAAGGGATTTTTATAATCGTTTGCTCTGGGTACGCCCTGATGGTGAAGTGCTCTGTTATGACAAGCGGCACCTGTTTAGGATGGCCGACGAGGATCATCATTATAGCATGGGGAAAAACCGAGAAATATTTTCCCTTAAAGGCTGGAAGATCCTTCCCCAGGTATGCTATGATCTTAGGTTCCCCGTTTGGTCCAGAAACACCTCAGACAAAAATGGCCAGATGGAATATGACATGGCTTTTTATATTGCTTCTTGGCCGGCGGCAAGAGTTAGTGCTTGGGACGTTTTGCTCAAGGCAAGGGCAGTGGAAAACCTCTGCTATACCATGGGAGTCAACAGGGTAGGGGAAGACGGTAACGGGGTTGCTTATTCTGGGCATTCCGGTCTATATGATTTTAAAGGCGGTTCGATTGCATTCTCCAGTGAAATAGAAGAAGTGCTTTTGGTGACATTGGATGCCGAAGCACTGGTGCATTACCGAGAGAAATTCCCCGCTTGGATGGATGCCGATCAGTTTGAGATTAAGCAGCAAAATTGA
- a CDS encoding T9SS type A sorting domain-containing protein: MKHLLPFVLLLITFSSQGQKAYRFTEKEVTQNGKVLPMGFAGGINAAQIQSMDINGNGDEELIIWDINSRNIKVFEQHEEGYTHLPYMHHFFPEDVSGFLVLADFDGDGKKDLFTSTAFGIKAYRNTTSQGQSFPTWEVAENFLKLENGSNFQANNLDVPAIQDVDGDGDLDVVTFNFAAGDYLEYYQNTSIERNGVAGIDGYANAKVRWGNFEFCGCGNFSFGRTCDGNPISRKLPPNQENNAIQHSGGHSILLKDFNDDGILDLVMGQDECSTLYYLPNQGSNTEPLFTSFSTSLPGFGNLPEFPVFQVGQFLSDHLLISLNSSQTTLTAGIDFSQSIYQLSENSTPPLHTSAFLQEDMVDLGENTRPFFKGNNSAGQLIVTANTIQDGQPVGQAFHYAWNSESMSLSTTDYLDLSTLGLTDLQYIEYTSSSQQAYVLVSGVNIVDFVLNRNLLLGRSGTAADELTSISIPNITLRPNDSFDFYQYNSEDFMLLARQTGELLRYRVNFEEVPTFELLNEEYLGFSDNPSRRNLAVKSVAANGSLGLYTVDQRGILSYLPDFIHSNSPQTELLTLPNGNMTATRLGRNTWIATVPEAFGGKTHLILGNNGGGLQFLEDISNGIDPPVDGQLQVNLYPNPSNGPVYLVSNESGKARIFNSLGQILVEEFNIEANVRAEMDMRTLASGMYYVQFTSNTGKDTTKKLIVE, encoded by the coding sequence ATGAAACACCTTTTACCTTTTGTTCTGTTACTGATTACTTTTTCCAGCCAGGGACAAAAAGCCTACCGCTTTACAGAAAAAGAAGTGACCCAAAATGGAAAAGTCCTGCCCATGGGCTTTGCCGGAGGCATCAATGCTGCACAGATCCAATCCATGGACATCAATGGCAATGGCGATGAAGAACTGATCATTTGGGACATCAATTCCCGAAATATCAAGGTATTCGAACAACATGAAGAAGGTTACACCCATTTGCCTTACATGCACCATTTTTTTCCAGAAGACGTGAGTGGTTTTTTGGTATTGGCAGATTTTGATGGTGATGGCAAAAAGGATCTTTTCACTAGCACGGCCTTCGGAATAAAAGCCTATCGAAACACCACTTCCCAAGGCCAATCCTTTCCCACATGGGAAGTTGCAGAAAATTTCCTGAAATTGGAAAACGGCTCCAACTTCCAGGCCAATAACCTTGATGTCCCCGCCATTCAAGACGTGGATGGAGATGGGGATTTGGATGTGGTGACCTTCAATTTCGCAGCAGGTGACTACCTAGAGTATTATCAAAACACCAGCATAGAGCGAAACGGTGTGGCAGGCATCGATGGTTATGCCAATGCGAAGGTTCGCTGGGGAAATTTCGAATTCTGTGGATGTGGAAATTTTTCCTTTGGGCGAACCTGCGATGGCAACCCGATCTCCAGAAAACTCCCCCCAAACCAAGAAAACAACGCCATCCAACATTCCGGAGGCCATAGCATCCTGCTAAAGGATTTTAACGATGATGGTATTCTAGACCTTGTAATGGGACAGGATGAGTGCAGTACACTTTATTACCTCCCTAATCAAGGCAGTAATACCGAGCCACTATTCACCAGTTTTAGCACCTCTTTACCGGGGTTTGGTAACCTTCCTGAATTCCCTGTCTTTCAAGTCGGACAATTCCTCTCTGACCATCTCTTGATTTCCTTAAACAGTTCACAGACTACTCTTACGGCGGGAATTGACTTTTCACAAAGTATCTACCAACTCTCGGAAAACAGTACTCCCCCGCTCCATACATCAGCCTTTTTACAGGAAGACATGGTCGATCTGGGAGAAAACACCAGACCTTTTTTTAAAGGTAACAATTCCGCTGGCCAACTCATTGTCACGGCAAATACAATCCAAGATGGGCAGCCGGTAGGACAAGCTTTTCACTACGCTTGGAACAGTGAATCCATGAGCCTCAGCACCACGGACTACCTTGATCTTTCTACGCTTGGACTGACAGACCTGCAATACATCGAATATACCTCCAGCAGCCAACAAGCCTATGTTCTTGTCTCCGGAGTGAATATCGTGGACTTTGTGCTGAACAGAAACCTGCTTTTGGGGAGAAGCGGGACTGCTGCAGATGAATTGACATCCATTAGTATCCCCAATATCACCCTTCGGCCAAATGACTCTTTTGATTTTTACCAATACAATAGTGAAGACTTTATGCTGCTGGCACGCCAAACAGGCGAATTGCTCCGCTACAGGGTAAATTTTGAAGAAGTGCCCACTTTTGAGTTGTTAAATGAGGAATATTTAGGCTTTTCGGATAATCCTTCCCGCCGAAATTTAGCAGTGAAATCCGTCGCTGCAAATGGCAGTCTTGGCCTATATACCGTAGACCAGCGAGGCATTCTCAGCTACCTCCCGGATTTCATCCATTCCAATAGCCCCCAGACAGAACTCTTGACCTTGCCAAATGGAAACATGACAGCCACTCGACTGGGACGCAACACATGGATCGCCACGGTACCAGAGGCGTTTGGCGGCAAAACCCATTTGATACTGGGGAACAATGGCGGAGGACTGCAGTTTCTGGAGGATATTTCCAATGGTATTGACCCTCCTGTAGATGGCCAGCTTCAGGTCAATCTTTACCCTAACCCCAGCAATGGCCCTGTCTATCTGGTCAGTAACGAGTCCGGAAAAGCCAGGATCTTCAATTCCCTGGGGCAGATTCTGGTGGAAGAATTCAATATAGAAGCAAATGTACGTGCCGAAATGGACATGAGGACATTGGCCAGTGGAATGTACTATGTTCAGTTCACCTCAAACACGGGCAAAGACACCACAAAAAAATTGATCGTAGAGTAA
- a CDS encoding UDP-N-acetylmuramoyl-tripeptide--D-alanyl-D-alanine ligase produces the protein MYSIASLYTIYKKSSGVSTDTRKIGEGDLFFALKGPNFNANSFAAKALEMGASAVVIDEEAFEVEGDDRYVLVKNVLEALQKLANYHRKQLDIPFLAITGSNGKTTTKELVNAVLSKKFKTYATVGNLNNHIGVPLTLLAMDEQTEMGIVEMGANKIGDIAELCEIAEPTHGLITNIGRAHLEGFGGYEGVLRAKTELYQYLISRKGKIFVNSQNPVLANMIKRMDDPVTYPAKGDFFHCELLEANPFVNFRTADRTEYKTKMLGAYNFENIATALTVGKFFGLAEKVAAEAVSQYVPGNMRSQLIEKRSNLIVLDAYNANPSSMEQAIRTFGRMTGKPHKMVILGDMYELGDNAAEEHKKLGEWVSEYDIEKVCFTGELTQNALLKAPRALYFPDPFSLRNWLADSQLEDHLILIKGSRGMKLEGLVEFI, from the coding sequence ATGTATAGCATAGCATCTTTGTACACCATTTATAAGAAGTCAAGTGGAGTAAGTACTGATACCCGTAAAATAGGAGAAGGCGACCTTTTTTTTGCCTTGAAAGGGCCAAACTTTAATGCCAATTCCTTTGCCGCCAAGGCGCTTGAAATGGGGGCTTCTGCTGTGGTGATCGATGAGGAGGCATTTGAAGTAGAAGGCGATGATCGCTATGTGTTAGTAAAAAATGTGCTGGAAGCCTTACAAAAATTAGCCAATTATCACCGTAAACAACTGGATATTCCTTTTCTGGCCATCACAGGGAGTAATGGTAAAACCACCACCAAGGAATTGGTCAATGCAGTGCTAAGTAAGAAATTCAAGACCTATGCCACGGTGGGCAATCTCAATAACCACATCGGCGTACCATTGACTTTGCTGGCCATGGATGAGCAGACTGAAATGGGAATCGTGGAAATGGGCGCAAATAAAATCGGGGATATCGCCGAACTTTGTGAAATAGCCGAACCTACACACGGACTGATCACGAATATCGGAAGGGCTCATCTGGAAGGCTTCGGAGGTTATGAAGGAGTACTAAGGGCGAAAACGGAGCTGTATCAATATCTGATCAGCCGTAAAGGTAAAATCTTCGTCAACAGTCAAAATCCCGTATTGGCCAATATGATCAAGCGGATGGACGATCCGGTGACGTATCCGGCAAAAGGTGACTTCTTCCACTGTGAACTGCTGGAGGCCAATCCTTTTGTGAATTTCCGAACAGCAGATCGGACGGAATATAAAACCAAAATGTTGGGTGCATACAATTTCGAAAATATAGCCACGGCATTGACGGTAGGGAAGTTTTTTGGGTTGGCCGAAAAGGTGGCCGCGGAAGCAGTGAGCCAATATGTGCCCGGCAATATGCGCTCTCAATTGATCGAAAAGCGCAGTAACCTGATCGTACTGGATGCCTACAATGCCAATCCGAGCAGTATGGAGCAGGCCATCCGGACTTTTGGCAGGATGACTGGAAAGCCCCACAAAATGGTCATCCTCGGTGACATGTACGAATTGGGCGATAATGCGGCCGAGGAGCACAAGAAGCTTGGGGAATGGGTCAGTGAATACGATATTGAGAAAGTGTGCTTTACCGGGGAGCTGACTCAAAATGCGCTTCTCAAAGCTCCTAGAGCCCTGTATTTTCCCGATCCCTTCAGTCTGCGTAATTGGCTGGCCGATTCCCAATTGGAAGACCATCTGATCCTGATCAAGGGGAGCAGGGGAATGAAGCTGGAAGGCTTGGTGGAGTTTATTTAG
- a CDS encoding helix-turn-helix domain-containing protein yields MKKYFFLWCSEGEVSISVDHKELVLRKNQVLTITSGQYHCFRRIGEAKGYMLDFTLDYICKTEKDIELIFQNSLFCHFDYNELISINNPSEIEQELRKIEVELKEQPFQYLESVHSRIELLLFEVNRSKMANGGEIWKPEALFLRFLEVVRNNFEQNFTLKEIALRLQTTERKLNELAKLHAGKTAQNVIYGLVISEAKRILQYQDKSIKEVAFMLGFQDQYYFSKFFKHHTEMSPSEFQSKFKN; encoded by the coding sequence GTGAAAAAATATTTCTTTTTGTGGTGCAGCGAAGGGGAAGTATCCATTTCAGTAGATCATAAAGAGCTTGTGCTCAGGAAGAATCAAGTTCTTACCATCACCTCGGGACAATACCACTGTTTCAGAAGGATCGGCGAAGCAAAAGGTTATATGCTTGATTTTACGCTTGATTACATTTGCAAGACCGAGAAAGATATTGAGCTGATCTTTCAGAACAGTCTTTTCTGCCATTTTGATTATAATGAGTTGATCTCTATCAACAACCCTTCGGAAATTGAGCAAGAACTTCGTAAAATCGAAGTTGAACTCAAAGAGCAACCTTTTCAATATCTCGAATCTGTTCATTCCCGTATTGAATTGTTGTTGTTTGAAGTAAATCGATCGAAAATGGCCAACGGAGGGGAGATTTGGAAACCGGAAGCACTTTTTCTGAGGTTTCTGGAGGTTGTGCGAAATAACTTTGAGCAAAATTTTACGCTAAAAGAAATAGCCCTTCGGTTGCAGACTACCGAAAGGAAATTAAATGAACTGGCCAAACTGCACGCAGGAAAAACGGCCCAAAATGTCATTTACGGATTGGTGATTTCCGAAGCTAAACGCATCCTTCAATATCAGGATAAAAGCATCAAGGAAGTGGCCTTTATGCTGGGATTTCAGGATCAGTACTATTTTTCCAAATTTTTCAAACACCACACCGAAATGTCACCTTCTGAGTTTCAGAGCAAATTTAAGAACTGA
- a CDS encoding cupin domain-containing protein translates to MNIKDYITSSENLEWKPLIEHGVHYQGVSVKSLYFDRATNRSKAILLKFEKGASYPYHSHPAGEEILVLQGSCEIYGETLGRGDYLYTPPKGEHGVNSKSGCVLFLSVPEEIVLLSEDNH, encoded by the coding sequence ATGAATATCAAAGATTACATCACAAGCAGCGAAAACCTGGAATGGAAACCATTAATCGAGCATGGAGTACATTACCAAGGGGTATCAGTTAAATCACTGTATTTTGATCGTGCCACCAACCGCTCAAAAGCGATCTTGTTAAAATTCGAGAAAGGTGCTTCTTACCCCTATCACAGTCATCCTGCCGGAGAGGAGATCTTGGTGCTGCAGGGCAGTTGTGAGATTTACGGGGAGACCTTGGGCCGGGGAGATTATTTATACACACCACCGAAGGGAGAACATGGTGTAAACTCCAAAAGTGGGTGCGTGCTTTTTTTGTCTGTGCCTGAAGAAATCGTTTTGCTTTCAGAAGATAATCACTAA
- a CDS encoding HepT-like ribonuclease domain-containing protein — MVGLTFEKFRRAHKTVDAVIRNFEIIGEAAKNVSEEIKGKYPGVPWHEMYLLRNKVSHEYFGIDYEIIWHIAIHSLPENKAQIEKILSEEND, encoded by the coding sequence ATTGTCGGATTAACCTTCGAAAAATTTAGGAGAGCCCATAAAACTGTTGATGCAGTTATTAGAAATTTTGAAATTATTGGTGAAGCTGCAAAGAATGTTTCCGAGGAAATCAAAGGCAAATATCCAGGTGTCCCTTGGCACGAAATGTATTTACTTAGAAACAAGGTTTCACATGAGTATTTTGGAATAGACTATGAGATTATTTGGCACATTGCTATCCATTCTCTTCCAGAAAACAAAGCTCAAATTGAAAAGATATTAAGCGAAGAAAATGATTAG